A part of Gramella sp. MAR_2010_147 genomic DNA contains:
- the dtd gene encoding D-aminoacyl-tRNA deacylase produces the protein MRAVIQRVSEASVTVDHKVCAVMRDGLLVLLGIEDEDNEEDIDWLCRKIINMRIFNDDEEVMNESLKSRDGDAIIVSQFTLHASTKKGNRPSYIKAAKPEIAEPLYLKFIAKFKEELGKDVGVGRFGTNMKVSLLNDGPVTIIIDSKEKR, from the coding sequence ATGAGAGCAGTAATACAAAGAGTTTCAGAAGCATCTGTAACCGTAGATCATAAAGTTTGTGCGGTAATGCGTGATGGATTGTTGGTTCTCCTTGGGATTGAAGATGAAGATAATGAAGAAGATATTGACTGGCTGTGCCGGAAGATCATCAATATGCGAATTTTTAATGATGATGAAGAAGTGATGAATGAATCCCTGAAAAGTAGGGATGGTGATGCAATCATCGTGAGTCAGTTTACCTTGCATGCCAGTACCAAGAAAGGAAACCGGCCAAGTTATATCAAGGCGGCAAAGCCAGAAATTGCGGAACCGTTATATTTAAAGTTTATAGCTAAGTTTAAAGAAGAATTAGGAAAGGATGTTGGTGTAGGTCGATTTGGCACAAACATGAAAGTATCTCTTTTAAATGATGGACCGGTTACAATTATAATAGATTCTAAAGAAAAACGTTAA
- the rsgA gene encoding ribosome small subunit-dependent GTPase A, translated as MQGTVYKSTGSWYQVKAEDGEFYECRIKGKFRIQGIKSTNPVAVGDEVSFDLEEGVEEKTGVIKKIKERENYIIRKSVNLSKQTHIIASNIDQVFLLITLNNPPTLTTFIDRFLVTAEAYDITAVLLFNKVDAYSIEELAEVKYLAELYRSAGYECIGISAKNGKNVDKVTGKMYGKTSMISGHSGTGKSTLINAIEPSLDLKTSEISKQHSQGQHTTTFAEMFDLSFDARIIDTPGIKGFGVVDMDREEIGDYFPEFFERKQDCKFHNCLHIEEPKCAIKDALEEGEIAWSRYKSYLQIMDGEEDNYRIDQYQK; from the coding sequence ATGCAGGGAACGGTTTATAAATCTACAGGAAGCTGGTATCAGGTAAAGGCTGAAGATGGAGAGTTTTACGAATGCAGGATAAAAGGGAAATTCAGGATACAGGGAATTAAAAGTACTAATCCTGTGGCAGTAGGTGATGAGGTGAGTTTTGATCTTGAAGAAGGAGTAGAGGAGAAGACCGGGGTAATTAAAAAGATCAAGGAGCGTGAGAACTATATTATTCGAAAATCTGTCAATCTTTCCAAGCAAACACATATCATTGCTTCTAATATAGACCAGGTTTTTCTGCTGATTACGCTCAACAATCCGCCAACATTAACCACTTTTATAGATAGGTTCCTGGTTACCGCAGAAGCATACGATATCACTGCTGTATTGCTTTTCAACAAGGTAGATGCTTATTCTATTGAAGAGCTTGCCGAGGTGAAATATCTTGCAGAATTATACCGAAGTGCAGGTTACGAATGTATCGGTATTTCAGCAAAAAATGGAAAAAATGTTGATAAGGTAACTGGAAAAATGTACGGAAAAACCAGTATGATTTCCGGACATAGCGGAACAGGAAAATCAACTCTTATCAATGCTATAGAGCCTAGTCTGGATCTAAAAACATCAGAAATTTCAAAACAGCATAGCCAGGGACAACATACCACCACATTTGCTGAAATGTTCGATCTAAGCTTTGATGCACGTATTATTGATACCCCGGGTATCAAAGGCTTCGGGGTTGTGGATATGGATCGCGAAGAGATTGGAGATTATTTTCCCGAGTTTTTTGAAAGAAAACAGGATTGTAAATTTCATAATTGTCTGCATATAGAAGAACCGAAGTGTGCTATAAAAGACGCGTTGGAAGAAGGCGAAATTGCCTGGTCCAGGTACAAAAGTTATTTACAGATCATGGATGGTGAAGAAGATAATTATAGAATAGACCAATATCAAAAATAA
- a CDS encoding bifunctional 3-deoxy-7-phosphoheptulonate synthase/chorismate mutase type II yields MENNKELRTWLDDFGLSHPLVIAGPCSAETEEQVLTIAHQLKDSDATVLRAGIWKPRTRPGNFEGVGALGLKWLQKAKEETGMLTTTEVANPNHVDLALKHDVDILWIGARTTVSPFIVQEIADALKGTDKIVLVKNPVNPDLSLWLGAVERLHTANISKLGVIHRGFSAYEKTKYRNNPEWQIPIELQNKFPDLPLILDPSHIAGRRDIIFDLCQTALDLNYDGLMVETHHTPDKAWSDAAQQITPETLIKMMEDLKVRKEISGNEEFQNKLTALRSKIDITDSQILEILSKRMKIAEEIGEVKKDKNVAILQTKRWNEILGKMVLEGEEKGLSEEFVLRMFKAIHQESINHQQKILDGIR; encoded by the coding sequence ATGGAAAATAACAAAGAACTCAGAACGTGGTTGGATGATTTCGGATTGTCACATCCACTGGTTATTGCAGGTCCCTGTAGTGCCGAAACAGAGGAACAGGTTTTAACGATCGCCCACCAGTTAAAAGACAGTGATGCAACTGTGCTAAGAGCAGGAATCTGGAAGCCAAGAACCAGACCCGGAAACTTTGAAGGTGTAGGTGCACTTGGTTTAAAATGGCTTCAAAAGGCAAAGGAGGAAACAGGAATGCTTACTACTACCGAAGTGGCAAACCCAAATCATGTAGATCTTGCGTTAAAGCATGATGTAGATATTCTTTGGATAGGTGCAAGAACCACCGTGTCTCCTTTTATTGTTCAGGAAATTGCTGATGCCCTGAAAGGAACAGATAAGATCGTATTGGTGAAAAACCCGGTGAATCCAGACCTTTCGTTATGGCTTGGTGCTGTGGAAAGATTACATACTGCTAATATTTCGAAACTGGGGGTAATTCATAGAGGCTTTTCAGCCTACGAAAAAACCAAGTACAGAAACAATCCGGAATGGCAAATCCCGATTGAGCTTCAGAACAAATTTCCAGATTTGCCTTTAATCCTCGATCCATCTCACATTGCAGGTAGAAGGGATATCATCTTTGACCTTTGTCAGACTGCCCTGGATCTAAACTATGACGGACTTATGGTGGAAACACATCACACCCCGGATAAAGCCTGGAGTGATGCTGCACAGCAAATTACCCCTGAAACACTTATTAAAATGATGGAAGATCTAAAAGTTAGAAAGGAAATTTCTGGAAATGAAGAGTTTCAGAATAAATTGACCGCCCTGAGATCTAAAATCGACATTACTGATAGTCAGATTCTGGAGATTCTTTCCAAGAGAATGAAAATCGCCGAGGAGATTGGAGAGGTTAAAAAGGATAAAAACGTGGCTATTTTACAAACTAAGAGATGGAATGAAATTCTTGGTAAAATGGTGCTGGAAGGCGAGGAAAAGGGACTTAGTGAAGAGTTCGTTCTTAGAATGTTCAAAGCTATTCACCAGGAATCTATCAATCATCAGCAAAAAATTCTTGATGGGATTAGGTAA
- a CDS encoding prephenate dehydrogenase, producing MKVFVIGIGLIGGSFTLDLKSVMENVEVYGIDENEEHLAKALELGLIDKKAQFEELIKADLVYMAIPVDTSLNVLPRVLDIVKEDCMVIDAGSTKEEICKIVAEHPKRRNYLSAHPIAGTEFSGPTAAVRGLFKNKTNIICEVEKTAFKLQERALEIFKAIGMRIRYMDPSSHDRHIAYVSHLSHISSFMLGKTVLEKEKNERDIFDLAGSGFASTVRLAKSSPAMWTPIFRQNKKNVMETLDEYILNLKHFRKLIDEDNFEEIFSEMERTNHIREVLNGINKNEEFKIVENGK from the coding sequence ATGAAAGTTTTTGTAATAGGTATAGGCTTGATAGGTGGATCTTTTACCCTGGATCTGAAATCTGTAATGGAGAACGTTGAGGTCTATGGGATAGACGAAAATGAAGAACATCTTGCGAAAGCTTTAGAGCTTGGATTGATCGATAAAAAAGCACAATTCGAAGAACTTATTAAAGCCGACCTGGTATATATGGCAATTCCCGTAGACACCTCTTTAAATGTACTGCCCAGGGTATTAGATATAGTAAAAGAAGATTGTATGGTAATAGATGCCGGGTCTACCAAAGAAGAAATTTGCAAAATAGTTGCTGAACATCCTAAAAGACGAAATTATCTTTCTGCACATCCCATTGCCGGAACAGAATTTTCGGGGCCTACCGCTGCAGTTCGTGGTTTATTTAAGAATAAGACAAACATCATTTGTGAAGTAGAAAAAACAGCTTTCAAACTTCAGGAAAGGGCTTTGGAAATATTTAAGGCAATTGGGATGAGAATTAGATATATGGATCCTTCTTCCCACGACAGGCATATCGCCTATGTGTCGCATTTATCACACATAAGTTCTTTTATGCTTGGTAAAACGGTGCTGGAAAAAGAGAAGAATGAGAGGGATATTTTCGATCTGGCCGGTAGTGGATTTGCTTCTACAGTAAGACTGGCGAAAAGTTCTCCGGCAATGTGGACGCCCATCTTCCGTCAGAATAAGAAAAATGTTATGGAAACACTGGATGAGTATATTTTAAATTTGAAACATTTCAGAAAACTGATAGATGAAGATAATTTTGAGGAAATATTCAGTGAAATGGAAAGAACGAACCATATAAGAGAAGTATTAAACGGAATAAATAAGAACGAAGAATTTAAAATAGTAGAAAATGGAAAATAA
- a CDS encoding aminotransferase class I/II-fold pyridoxal phosphate-dependent enzyme, whose protein sequence is MITAKRLDTVQEYYFSKKLREVADLRAKGKPIINLGIGSPDLAPPPAVIEALNTALENSAAHQYQPYKGITELRNAISEFYKKFYQLDLDPDAEILPLMGSKEGIMHISMTFLNPGDEVLLPNPGYPTYSSVSKLLEAKERNYELKPENNWLPDLDKLSKEDLSKVKIMWVNYPHMPTGSVAPDSFFEKLTRFAEEHKILVINDNPYSFIQNDHPKTILRKEGLSDYVMELNSLSKSFNMAGWRVGILAGSEKNINAVLKVKSNMDSGMFYPVQAGAVEALKLSGSWFEEINKVYTRRKKKILELISELNCEVKGDQVGLFLWAKTPKEKTSSDIVDDLLYNKDIFITPGFIFGSQGEGYVRFSLCATEDDIDEALKRIKL, encoded by the coding sequence ATGATAACTGCAAAAAGGCTCGATACAGTTCAGGAATACTATTTCTCGAAGAAACTTCGTGAAGTAGCCGATCTCAGAGCCAAAGGAAAACCAATTATCAATCTGGGGATTGGCAGTCCTGATCTTGCTCCACCACCTGCGGTTATAGAAGCATTGAATACTGCTCTTGAAAATAGTGCCGCCCACCAGTACCAGCCTTATAAAGGAATTACAGAATTGAGAAATGCCATTTCAGAATTTTATAAAAAATTCTATCAGCTTGATTTAGATCCCGATGCAGAAATATTGCCATTAATGGGAAGTAAGGAGGGAATCATGCATATTTCTATGACTTTCTTAAATCCTGGTGATGAGGTTTTATTACCAAATCCCGGTTATCCTACTTATAGTTCAGTTTCTAAATTACTGGAAGCGAAAGAACGCAATTATGAATTAAAACCAGAGAATAATTGGCTTCCAGATCTTGATAAATTATCGAAAGAAGACCTTAGTAAAGTAAAAATAATGTGGGTGAACTATCCGCATATGCCTACAGGATCTGTAGCACCGGACAGCTTTTTTGAAAAACTGACCAGGTTTGCTGAAGAGCATAAAATATTAGTGATAAACGATAATCCCTATAGTTTTATTCAGAATGATCATCCTAAAACCATTTTAAGAAAAGAAGGTTTAAGCGATTATGTAATGGAGTTAAATTCCTTGAGTAAAAGTTTCAATATGGCCGGTTGGAGAGTGGGGATACTTGCAGGAAGTGAAAAGAATATCAATGCTGTTTTAAAAGTAAAATCTAATATGGACAGCGGAATGTTTTACCCGGTGCAGGCCGGTGCTGTGGAAGCATTGAAATTGTCAGGTTCCTGGTTCGAAGAAATCAATAAAGTGTATACCAGAAGGAAGAAAAAGATCCTTGAGTTAATTTCAGAATTAAACTGTGAGGTGAAGGGCGATCAGGTAGGCCTTTTTTTATGGGCCAAGACTCCCAAAGAAAAGACTTCCAGTGATATTGTAGATGACTTGCTTTATAATAAGGACATTTTTATTACACCGGGATTCATTTTTGGTTCTCAGGGTGAAGGCTATGTGCGTTTTTCACTCTGCGCGACAGAGGATGATATCGATGAAGCACTGAAAAGAATTAAATTATGA
- a CDS encoding prephenate dehydratase encodes MSKKVGIQGIKGSFHHLVVMDYYPNEVAVVEHMSFHELAEKLASNETNEAVMAIENSIAGSILPNYALIDEYNLSVIGEHYTPVNMNLMAVEGQEIKDIKKVFSHPMALLQCKEFFKKHPHIKLIEDADTAEAAKRISEEGKLKVAAVASPAAASMYGLEILAREIHTIKSNATRFLVLGTEMQKPNGEKLDKASLKFDLSSDRGSLVSVLNILRDSYLDMTKIQSLPIIDEPWKYSFFVDVTFERTQDFEKAIDVLKIMTEDLKILGIYKNKLS; translated from the coding sequence ATGAGTAAAAAAGTCGGAATTCAGGGTATTAAAGGTTCTTTCCATCATCTGGTGGTCATGGATTATTACCCTAACGAAGTAGCGGTGGTGGAACATATGTCCTTTCACGAGCTGGCAGAAAAGCTGGCTTCAAACGAGACCAATGAAGCGGTAATGGCTATAGAGAACAGTATTGCCGGCTCCATTTTACCAAATTATGCTCTTATAGATGAATACAATTTAAGTGTGATCGGGGAGCATTATACTCCGGTAAATATGAATCTAATGGCAGTTGAAGGGCAGGAGATTAAAGATATTAAAAAGGTGTTTTCCCATCCTATGGCTTTACTGCAATGTAAAGAGTTCTTTAAAAAGCATCCTCATATTAAGTTGATTGAAGATGCAGATACTGCTGAAGCTGCTAAAAGAATTTCAGAAGAAGGAAAGTTGAAGGTTGCTGCTGTTGCCAGTCCGGCAGCGGCGAGTATGTATGGATTGGAAATTCTGGCCAGAGAAATTCACACCATAAAAAGTAATGCCACCAGGTTTCTCGTGTTAGGTACAGAAATGCAAAAGCCAAATGGAGAGAAACTAGATAAAGCTTCCCTGAAATTTGATTTGAGCAGTGATCGCGGCAGTCTGGTTTCGGTATTGAATATTTTAAGGGACTCTTACTTAGATATGACTAAAATTCAGTCGCTCCCTATTATTGACGAACCCTGGAAATATTCATTTTTTGTGGATGTGACTTTTGAAAGAACACAGGATTTTGAAAAGGCGATCGATGTGTTGAAAATAATGACGGAAGATTTAAAAATTTTGGGAATCTATAAAAACAAATTGTCATGA